The nucleotide sequence atgcatttcgcacatatttatattacaaaagttgaaGCGCattctgaaagatttgaaaataaatcaggcaataaaatattttaataaaaaatgagtaacatccgATGGACGTGTACGATTCAAAAGGCTTTTCTTGTTTCACTTTCTACCTGTTTCAAgtttgttttctttatttttgacaCATAGTGCAGTGtgtggttttgttttgtttggtgTGTTGCGAGCACATGTTTTTCCATCAGCCGTTCAGTTCAGATAATTGAAAGGGTATTGAAAATTTTGcggaatttatcaaatttacGTCCTCAACTGTGCTGAAATCTAACTCCGTTCACAATGGGTAAAAAAGGAAAAGTAGGAAAGGATCGGAAGGATAAGTTCTACAAATTAGCTAAGGAAACCGGTAAGTAAACAGTGCGGTCTTTCGAATGGTATTTGTGACTAGTGGTCTTTCTTTCAGGGTACCGTTCCCGTGCCGCTTTCAAACTTATCCAGCTGAATCGTCGTTTCGGATTTCTTCAACAATCGCAGGTTTGCATCGATCTTTGCGCAGCGCCAGGAGGATGGATGCAAGTGGCAAAGCAAAACATGCCCGTATCCAGCGTCGTGGTCGGAATCGATTTGTTTCCTATCAAGAATGTTCCTGGTTGCATCAGTTTGGTCGGGGATATTACGAGTGACAAGACGAAATCGGACTTGGCCAAAGAATTAAAAACGTGGAAGGCCGATGTGGTGCTGAATGACGGTGCACCAAATGTGGGTCGAAACTGGCTGTTCGATGCTTACCAGCAGGTTTGTTTGACGCTAAGCGCAGTAAAGTTGGCGACTCAGTTTCTGCGACCCGGTGGATGGTTTGTGACGAAGGTTTTCCGTTCGAAAGATTATAATGCCCTTATCTGGGTACTGAAGCAGCTGTTCAAGAAAGTTCACGCTACTAAACCATCGGCATCAAGAAACGAATCTGCGGAAATTTTTGTCGTTTGTCAGCATTATCGGGCGCCTGACAAAATTGATCCACGTTTTCTGGATGCAAAGTATGTGTTTGAAGAGTTGGACGTGGAACCTCAAGTTAAAGTAAATTTACTGAAAGAGGTGGAGAAGGCTAAAAAGCCCAAGGTTGAAGGATATGATGGAACGGATGTTCGAAAAATTATTACTATtacggaattcctaaaggatgaTAAACCGCTGGCTTTGTTGGGACGAATAACTGAGATTCAATTCAATGATAAGGCCATTTCGAATCATCCTCGAACAACAGCGGAAATCAAAGAATGCTGTAAAGATATCAAAGTATTGGGAAGGAAAGATTTACGGGATTTACTTAAATGGCACAAGATGATGAGCAGCGAACTATTTccaaatgaaaacaaatccgaGGAAGTGAAGGGAAAAGGCAAGAAAATAAATACATTGAATGGGCATCTCGACAAGGAGCAAGAAGACGAAGATAATGAGGAAACTGTGGAGCTGAAGTCTATGGAAAAGGAAATCGCTGAATTAAGGAAAGAAGAGGAACAAGATGCCAAGCGAAAACGAAAGAAGGCTAATAAGGAGCGAGCCAAATTGAACGAAAAGCTGAGCTTGAAAATGGTTATCAAAGGTGATCAGGGCCCAACTGAGCAAGAAGATGCAATGATGTTCAGTTTGAATGTGGTACGTAGTAAAAAGCAAATGGATGATTTGTTGGACGCTGATCCAGATGTCCTGATGGAGCAAGATTatcatgatgacgatgatgggttgcccaagaagaagcagaaatacGTCAAGTACGACAAAGAAACGAAGGGCGATCTGTTCGAGGATGATAAAATACTGGCCCAGAAAGCGGATGAAGACAGTGATGCGGACTTAGATCGAGAAGGACTTGGCTTGGACGATACAGATGAGCTTCAATTCGAAAAAGATGGTGAAGCCGAGGAAGACGTTGATAGTGATAATCCTGATGCACAAAATCCGTTAATAACAGATTTGGATTATCGGGATAAAGACGAAAAACGTCGTCAGAAGGCTCAGCTATGGTTCGAAAAggatacatttaaaaatgtgcTATCTGGTGAGGATCAAGCCGTCGATTACGATCTAGATCGGCTGACCGAGATGTACAGAAAATCAGGTGCTAAAATAGTCGGAGATGACGATAAAGATCGACCTCTAGGTAAGAAAGCTCGACAGAGAGCAAAACACGATGTCGCCAAGGAAGATTCATCTTCGGACGATTCGGATTCGGAAGCGGAGGAAGAAAATGAACAAAGTTATGAGCATAAAACTGTGGAGAAAGTTGGAGGAAAGGACGGGTTTGAAGTTGTTTCTACAGAAAAACGTGAGAAGAAAGTCAAATTGAACGAACAGGAACTGGCCCTCGGACAGCTGTTAGTCAGTGGTAAGAAGACTCGTCGAGATTTGATCGATGCCGCGTGGAATCGATACATGTTCAACGACAGTAATCTACCCGATTGGTTCGTAAAGGACGAGGAGAAAACTATGAAGAAGCAAGCTCCAGTTCCGCACGAAGTTGCTGAAACTTATAAGAAAAACTTGGAAGAAATGAACGTTCGCTCCATCAAGAAGGTAATGGAAGCGAAGGCTCGCAAGAAGAAGCACGCTACCAAACGATTGGAGAAGATCAAGAAGAAAGCCGAAACCATCATGGAAAACGTCGATAATACGAATCAGGAGAAGATCCGGCTGCTGAAGAAGTATGTTTTTGGTTTTGTTGGATTGATTATCATAACTTTGAGTATTAAACATTGCATTTTTCCAGGCTGTATAAGAAAACTGATGCCAAGAAGAAGGACATTACTTACGTGGTTGCCAAGAAGTCCGGAACTAGCGGCAAAAAGGTTCGCCGACCGAAGGGTGTCGAGGGTCGATTCAAGGTGGTTGATCCGCGTATGAAGAAGGATAGGCGAGGAATGGACGCGAAGGAGCGACGTTCGGTCAAGAAGGGCGGCAAAAAGGGCGGAAAGGCTAAGACGGGAAAAGCCGGAAAAGGCAAGAAAAAGTAAAGTGTGCCACATGGTAAGTCTACGTTTATTAGTTTTTGTTGAAGTATTGGTGTTTACTTCTAATAAGATTTGTTAGGATTTAAAAGAACATTTAGAATAAATCTAGACATCTATAATATTGAAATGATTTTTGCATGCCTGAAACATATCCTTCATGTAGACTTCAAATAGGCTAATTATTGTGcaattttcttctttcttcttgtcgACATTAACGCCTGGCCACTGAATAGGTGGTGGCTGTCCCCATTTTTACTTCCGGTCTTTTagtatacttagtatagtaataAAGACGAATTTTgggccaactcgaccagcggttggcagcaccatctcagaatcgaatgaaatttggtgggcataaagatatggtattcctaagccactctgcatacttagtttttcaaaagatgtcaagagtaacatttgatgagggcctaaacTTTTatcattgatttaaaaaaaaatcgatgtaac is from Armigeres subalbatus isolate Guangzhou_Male unplaced genomic scaffold, GZ_Asu_2 Contig819, whole genome shotgun sequence and encodes:
- the LOC134204687 gene encoding pre-rRNA 2'-O-ribose RNA methyltransferase FTSJ3-like, with protein sequence MGKKGKVGKDRKDKFYKLAKETGYRSRAAFKLIQLNRRFGFLQQSQVCIDLCAAPGGWMQVAKQNMPVSSVVVGIDLFPIKNVPGCISLVGDITSDKTKSDLAKELKTWKADVVLNDGAPNVGRNWLFDAYQQVCLTLSAVKLATQFLRPGGWFVTKVFRSKDYNALIWVLKQLFKKVHATKPSASRNESAEIFVVCQHYRAPDKIDPRFLDAKYVFEELDVEPQVKVNLLKEVEKAKKPKVEGYDGTDVRKIITITEFLKDDKPLALLGRITEIQFNDKAISNHPRTTAEIKECCKDIKVLGRKDLRDLLKWHKMMSSELFPNENKSEEVKGKGKKINTLNGHLDKEQEDEDNEETVELKSMEKEIAELRKEEEQDAKRKRKKANKERAKLNEKLSLKMVIKGDQGPTEQEDAMMFSLNVVRSKKQMDDLLDADPDVLMEQDYHDDDDGLPKKKQKYVKYDKETKGDLFEDDKILAQKADEDSDADLDREGLGLDDTDELQFEKDGEAEEDVDSDNPDAQNPLITDLDYRDKDEKRRQKAQLWFEKDTFKNVLSGEDQAVDYDLDRLTEMYRKSGAKIVGDDDKDRPLGKKARQRAKHDVAKEDSSSDDSDSEAEEENEQSYEHKTVEKVGGKDGFEVVSTEKREKKVKLNEQELALGQLLVSGKKTRRDLIDAAWNRYMFNDSNLPDWFVKDEEKTMKKQAPVPHEVAETYKKNLEEMNVRSIKKVMEAKARKKKHATKRLEKIKKKAETIMENVDNTNQEKIRLLKKLYKKTDAKKKDITYVVAKKSGTSGKKVRRPKGVEGRFKVVDPRMKKDRRGMDAKERRSVKKGGKKGGKAKTGKAGKGKKK